The Pirellulales bacterium genome includes a region encoding these proteins:
- a CDS encoding exosortase/archaeosortase family protein: MQSRWKWLVGLPILAILFFWSYWPALERMVQAWIREADYSHGFLVVPFAGYLLWARRETFPGIEPGLSWGGLGLIALASLARPLAAWFYLEPLDGYTIPVWLAGVCWFFLGRQCLAWCLPALCFLAFMVPLPWRIEHALSLPLQGVATFGSCFLLQCLGLPAVAVGNTLLLGDIPLEVEQACSGLRLFVGFFAVSFAYVLLTERPWWQTFAIIAAAAPIAIVSNVLRITATGLLYRYIGGSAARHFSHDAAGWVMILLATGLLSLLLWYLNRLVIEVRPVATLSSFSAPSVQQ; the protein is encoded by the coding sequence ATGCAGTCGCGTTGGAAATGGCTCGTTGGACTGCCGATCTTGGCGATCCTCTTTTTCTGGTCGTATTGGCCAGCGCTGGAGCGGATGGTGCAAGCGTGGATCCGCGAGGCAGATTATTCGCACGGCTTCTTGGTGGTTCCCTTCGCCGGGTATCTGTTGTGGGCGCGGCGCGAGACGTTTCCGGGCATTGAGCCGGGGCTCTCCTGGGGGGGCCTGGGGCTGATCGCGCTGGCGTCGTTGGCGCGACCGCTGGCGGCCTGGTTTTATCTGGAGCCGTTGGACGGCTACACCATACCGGTGTGGCTGGCGGGCGTGTGCTGGTTCTTTTTGGGCAGGCAGTGCCTGGCGTGGTGTTTGCCGGCATTGTGCTTTCTGGCGTTCATGGTGCCGTTGCCGTGGCGGATTGAGCACGCGCTGAGTCTGCCGCTGCAGGGCGTTGCCACGTTTGGAAGTTGCTTTTTGTTGCAGTGTCTTGGGCTGCCGGCCGTTGCGGTGGGAAACACACTGCTCTTGGGCGACATACCGCTGGAGGTCGAGCAGGCTTGTAGCGGCCTGCGATTGTTTGTGGGGTTCTTCGCGGTGTCGTTCGCCTATGTGCTGTTGACCGAACGCCCGTGGTGGCAGACGTTCGCGATCATTGCGGCGGCGGCGCCGATCGCGATTGTATCGAATGTGCTGCGCATTACGGCCACGGGCTTGTTGTATCGCTACATCGGGGGATCGGCGGCGCGTCACTTTTCGCATGACGCCGCCGGGTGGGTGATGATCCTCCTTGCGACGGGGCTGTTGAGCCTACTACTATGGTACCTGAACCGGTTGGTGATCGAGGTCCGACCGGTGGCGACCCTCTCCTCTTTTTCCGCGCCGAGCGTTCAACAATAA
- a CDS encoding polysaccharide biosynthesis tyrosine autokinase: MTQLPPTLTDDYQPQPRVGLQLILRAARNWWLWCLLAGIPLALAGTIAVWLLFEPVYRAISWLRIEDRQHVAFPGPEDTRRFVQTQKQLIRSPIVLNSVISNPEIARLPDLLEEEDPLEWLSHQLVVDSVGESDIFQIRFDSSTPEGSKKIVDTVLNSYLKTRHSDVDERSFNLIEVLESDLESREKDLGALRDRVRELTKQTAASGGAVTLAPEHKNATETAARSAYLELDRELRQAEIDLLMEEAQHKAIEDQKPTTTFSETMIDQAVEQHPQVQHLLAELQDEEAGLNKRKAVTNDRRVLNILSSKIARLESELKKAREEARPEVVEILQDAARQEHAAQMDELQTRIENHRLLVATLEARINEEKSKLADTGSENLDLEFAREKLNRAEDIHSMISDRVERLRTEMNAPERVTLLSPATLPRKPVEEIPYKQLIAACLAGLLAPFVLAVLWEMRIRRIADPEQIPQETHLPVLGEVTMLPVSAVNGKKKLTHQFNLDRDTFEESIDYLRTNLLLTHAIDTVQVIAIASANSNEGKSNLAAHLAASLARSCHEPVLLIDADLRDPDAHHIFGIGAAPGLVDVLDGRAAAEQAVVSMPPGAPCILPAGRLNKSPHVLLSEGRFHALLEKLRPRYRHIVIDMPPVLPAGDALLLASAADGTLFCTMRDRSRGPQVRLACERLTRAGARLLGAVLSGVPRQTYVNRYGSYHYTYTGGSVAPPDEAVMSNGA, from the coding sequence ATGACACAACTCCCGCCGACACTGACCGACGATTACCAACCGCAGCCTCGCGTGGGCCTGCAATTGATACTGCGAGCCGCGCGCAATTGGTGGCTATGGTGCCTGCTGGCGGGCATTCCGCTGGCGCTAGCCGGGACGATTGCCGTGTGGCTGTTGTTCGAGCCGGTGTATCGGGCCATATCGTGGCTGCGCATTGAGGATCGTCAACATGTGGCGTTTCCGGGGCCGGAAGACACGCGGCGATTTGTGCAAACGCAGAAGCAATTGATCCGCAGTCCGATCGTGCTGAACTCGGTGATCAGCAATCCCGAGATCGCGCGGCTGCCCGACCTGCTGGAAGAAGAAGATCCGCTGGAGTGGCTGAGCCATCAATTGGTGGTGGACTCGGTGGGCGAGTCGGACATTTTTCAGATCCGCTTCGACTCATCGACGCCCGAGGGATCGAAGAAGATCGTCGACACGGTGCTCAATTCTTATTTGAAGACGCGGCACAGCGACGTGGACGAGCGATCGTTCAACTTGATTGAAGTGCTCGAGTCTGATTTGGAATCGCGCGAGAAGGACCTGGGCGCGCTACGCGATCGGGTGCGTGAATTGACCAAGCAGACGGCGGCCTCGGGGGGGGCGGTGACCCTGGCGCCAGAACACAAAAACGCCACGGAGACGGCAGCGCGGTCGGCGTATCTGGAACTAGACCGGGAACTGCGTCAGGCCGAGATCGATTTGTTGATGGAAGAGGCGCAGCACAAGGCAATTGAAGATCAAAAGCCGACGACGACGTTCTCTGAAACAATGATCGATCAGGCGGTGGAGCAGCATCCGCAAGTTCAACACCTGCTCGCGGAACTACAGGACGAAGAGGCGGGACTCAATAAGCGGAAGGCTGTGACGAATGATCGCCGCGTACTGAACATCCTCAGCAGCAAAATCGCGCGACTGGAATCGGAATTGAAGAAGGCCCGCGAGGAAGCTCGGCCCGAGGTAGTCGAAATCCTGCAAGACGCGGCGCGGCAAGAGCACGCGGCGCAAATGGACGAATTGCAGACGCGGATCGAGAACCACCGATTGTTGGTCGCCACACTCGAAGCGCGGATCAACGAAGAAAAATCGAAGCTGGCCGACACGGGAAGCGAGAATCTGGATTTGGAATTCGCGCGCGAGAAACTCAACCGGGCGGAAGACATTCACAGCATGATTTCGGACCGTGTCGAGCGATTGCGCACCGAAATGAACGCGCCGGAACGGGTGACGTTGTTGAGTCCGGCCACGTTGCCGCGCAAGCCGGTTGAGGAGATTCCATACAAGCAACTCATCGCGGCGTGTTTGGCCGGGTTGTTGGCGCCGTTCGTATTGGCCGTGTTGTGGGAGATGCGAATCCGCCGGATTGCCGATCCGGAGCAGATTCCGCAAGAAACCCACCTGCCGGTGCTGGGCGAGGTGACCATGTTGCCGGTCAGCGCCGTCAATGGCAAGAAGAAACTGACTCACCAGTTCAATTTGGATCGCGACACTTTTGAGGAGAGCATCGACTATTTGCGGACCAACCTGCTGCTGACGCATGCGATCGACACCGTGCAGGTGATCGCCATCGCCAGCGCCAACAGCAACGAGGGCAAATCGAATTTGGCGGCGCACCTGGCGGCGAGCCTGGCGCGTTCGTGTCACGAGCCAGTGCTGTTGATCGACGCCGACTTGCGCGATCCCGATGCGCACCATATCTTTGGCATCGGCGCCGCGCCAGGTCTGGTGGATGTGCTGGATGGCCGTGCCGCCGCCGAGCAGGCGGTTGTTTCGATGCCGCCCGGGGCGCCGTGCATTCTGCCGGCTGGCCGTTTGAACAAGAGCCCGCATGTGCTGTTGAGCGAAGGGCGCTTTCACGCGCTATTGGAAAAGTTGCGTCCGCGCTATCGGCATATCGTGATCGACATGCCACCGGTGTTGCCCGCGGGCGATGCGTTGCTGCTGGCCAGCGCGGCCGATGGAACGTTGTTTTGCACGATGCGTGATCGCAGTCGCGGGCCGCAAGTGCGGCTGGCCTGCGAGCGGTTGACGCGCGCCGGCGCGCGGTTGCTGGGGGCGGTGCTGAGCGGTGTGCCGCGGCAGACGTATGTCAATCGCTATGGCAGCTATCACTACACCTACACCGGCGGCAGCGTCGCTCCGCCGGATGAAGCGGTGATGTCGAACGGCGCTTAA